In the genome of Streptomyces sp. NBC_00259, the window CGTCGCGCTGTCCGTCGCGGAACTCCTCGTGCGCGTGGCCCGCCCGCACGACGCCGTCCAGGGGATCGTGCCCGGACTCGCCGGCATGCACGACGTGGACGACTATCCGCAGGCCCACACCATTCCGGGACTGATGGTCTACCGCTACGACTCACCGCTGTTCTTCGCCAACGCCGACAACTTCCGCCGACGCGCCCGTGCCGCGGTCGACGAACAAGGCGACGAGGTCAGGTGGTTCGTCCTCAACACCGAAGCGAATGTCGAGGTCGACATCACCGCTCTCGACGCAGTGGATGCCCTGCGTCGAGAGCTGGAACGACGCGGCGTCGTCTTCGCCCTGGCACGCGTCAAGCATGACCTGCGGACCCAACTCGACTCATACGGACTGACCGCGTCGGTCGGTGTCGACCGCATCTACCCGACCCTGCCGACGGCCGTCGCCGCCTACCGGGCCTGGCTCGGGTCCTCCGGTGGTGCGACGGGAACCGACCACCGGGCCTGACGCAGTCCCGCCGCCGGCCAGGTCATCCGGGCCGCGCCGGGTGGGCGGACAGTCGCCGACGCGCTTCGTCGTAGGCGTTCGCGTCGATCTCGCCGGAGGCGAAGCGGCGGTCGAGGATCTCCCCCGGCGTCTCCCGGCGGGCCGTCTCGGCCTTGCGCGAGCCGTCGTCGTCCGACCGGTGGTGCGTGAGGCGGACGACCGCCCAGACCGCGAGGCCGGTCAGCACGATCCACAACAGGGGCATGAAGGCCATCCAAGCCCAGCCACAGCCGTTCCAGTACATGGTCATCCCCTCTTCCCGAGCGATGGGCCCAGCGCGGAGGCAGTCACAGCCACCACCCATGCTGACGTGACCGGCAGCTTCGGACCAGGGCTCTTCGGTCCCGTCCCGATGGGCTCTTCGGCTCCTTCACACCGTGCCGCACCACGCCGTGTTCCCGGTGGAACTCGTACCGCACCCGTTGACGCGACAAGCTGTCCCCCTCAGACATCCGGATCCGGGAAAGGAAGCGGGATCGATGGAGCCGCTCGCCGGCACCGTGGTCATCGGGATGGGGAACGAGTTCCGGCGGGACGACGGGGCCGGATGGGCCCTCGTCGCGCTACTGGAGAATCGCGCCGTACAGCGGCCGCTGCCCCCCGGCACGGTGCTCGCGCGGTGCGACGGAGACCCCGGCCGGCTGATCGCCCTCTGGGAACGCAGGATCCTCGCAGTGGTCGTGGACGCCTGCTTTCCCCCGTCGGCACAGCCGGGGCGGACGCACCGGTGGTGCGCGGACCAGGGCGGTGCACTGCATTCGGCCGTCGCAGGGAGGCACAGCACACACGGACTCGGCCTCACCGAGGCACTGCACCTCGCCAACAGCCTCGGGCGCGCCCCCGGCCGCCTCGTCGTGTTCGCGGTCGAGGGAGCGGACCGTTCCCTGGGCACGGGCCTCACTCCTGCAATCACGGCCGCGCTGCCACGCCTCGCCCAGCTCGTCGAGGAAGAGCTCCGGCAGAACAGCGAGCCAACACGCCGAACCGGCCTCGATTCCCGGAAGCACCCGATCTGACAGTCTGTCAGCCTGTCATTGACTCACGGAGATCGAGAGGCAGACCATGGCCGACACTTCAGATGCCGGAGCAGTGCTCGGCAACCAGGCCGACGCGGTACTCGACCGCGACGGTCTGGACGCGCTCGTGCGTGTCCTGAAGCGGCGCGGCCGTACGGTGATCGGCCCCACCGCGCGTGACGGCGCGATCGTCCTCGACGAGTTGGAATCCGCCGACGAGCTTCCCTACGGGTGGGGCGTCGAACTGGAGGCGGGGCAATACCGGGTCCGCCGACGCGAGGACGGTGCCGCTTTCGCGCACAGCGCCGGGCCGCAGTCGTGGAAGTCGTTCCTGCATCCCGATCGCGTCCGCCAGTGGACCACGGACCGCCGCCCCGGCGGAGAGATCGCGGTGCACGAGGAGAAGCAGCAGAGCGTCTCTTACGCGTTCCTCGGCGTGAGGCCCTGCGATCTGCGGGCCATCCAGATCCTGGACCGTGTCATGTCCGGCGGCCGCTACCAGGATCCCGCCTACCTCTCCCGGAGAGCGGGGGCCTTCCTGATCGCGGTCGAGTGCACCGAGCCGGGTGCCACCTGCTTCTGCGTCTCGATGGGTACGGGGCCGGCCGTGGACGCCGGGTACGACCTCGCCCTCACCGAGCTCGTGGACGACGCCGGCCACCGCTTCTTCTGCCGGAGCGGGAGCGAGGCGGGAGCCGCGGTACTCGCGGAACTCCCGCACCGCGGCGCGGACGACCCCACCCGCACCGCCGCCACCGAGGCCGTGAGCGCCGCCGCCGAACGCATGGGCCGGTCCATGCCGCCGGTCGACCTGCGCACGCTGATGCGGGACAACCTGGAGGCGGAGCGCTGGGACGACGTCACGGCCCGGTGCCTGAGCTGCGGCAACTGCACCATGGTCTGCCCCACCTGCTTCTGCACCACCACAGAGGACGTGACCGACCTGACCGGCGATCACGCCGAGCGCTGGCGCCGCTGGGACTCCTGCTACGACCTGGACTTCTCGCTCCTCCACGGCGGCCCGGTCCGGGCCACCCCGCGCAGCCGCTACCGCCAGTGGCTCACCCACAAACTGAGCACGTGGCACGACCAGTTCGACAGCTCGGGCTGCGTAGGCTGCGGCCGCTGCATCGTCTGGTGTCCCACCGGCATCGACCTCACCGAGGAGGCCCACGCCCTGCACCAGGAGGCCACACAGACGGAGAGCGCGCCGTGAATCAACAGCCGGGTGAGCCTTCCGGCGAGGGGATCCTCACCGCTCTGCCCACGGAGCACCGCGGTCGGCTGATGGCCCTCGCCCGCGACACCGCCTTCACCGGTTCAAGGCGCATCTTCGAGGAGGGCGAGAACGCCGACCGCTTCTGGATCATCCGGTCGGGCACGGTCGCGCTCGACGTGCAGATGCCCGGCCGTGGGCGCGCCGTCGTCGAGACCATCGGCGCGGGCGACCTCCTCGGCTGGTCATGGCTGTGTCCGCCCCGGGAGTGGCACCTCGGGGCCGCGACCCGGGACCCCGTCCGTGCCTGGGAGTTCGACGCCGCCGCGGTGCGTGCCCTGTGCGCCGAACACCCGGCGCTGGGCCTGGCGCTGGTCACCGTCGTCGCCGGGACCATCGGAGACCGGCTCAGGGCCACCCGAACCCGGCTGCTCGACCTTTACGGACGTCAGGGATCCCAGGGGAACGGGCCGGCGCCATGACCCTCACCCCACTCCCCTACCGCGTGGTCGACCGCCGCGACGAGACACACGACACGGTCACGCTCGTACTGGAGCCGGCCGGGGAGTCCCTGGATCCCTTCGCACCGGGCCAGTTCGCGATGGTGTACGCGTTCGGCGTCGGCGAGATCCCGGTGTCCGTGTCCCGGACTGCCGACGGGCAGCGGCTCACGCACACGATCCGTGCCGTCGGGGCCGTCTCCCGCGCACTGTGCGGTCTGCGGTCCGGCGCGTGGGTCGGTGTGCGCGGCCCCTTCGGCACGGACTGGGGCGCGGCAGCCGCCCGCGACCACGACGTGCTCGCCATCGCCGGGGGCATCGGACTCGCCCCGCTGCGTCCCCTGATCGACACCGTCCTGGCCGAGCCGCACGCCTACGGACGGCTGAACATCCTCGCCGGAGCCAGGACCCCCGACGATCTGCTGTACCAGGACGAGTTCCCCACCTGGGCACAGCCGTTCGCCGCCGTCACGGTCGACCGGCCCTCCAATGGCTGGACCGGCCGGGTCGGAGTCGTCACCACGCTGCTCGGTCAAGCCGTGTTCACGCCGGCGGACACGACCGCATTCGTCTGCGGGCCCGAAGTCATGATCCGCGCGACCGCACGCGCGCTGGTCCATCGGGGGGTGCGCCCCGACCGCATCCGGGTCGCGCTCGAACGCAACATGCGCTGTGGCATCGGCCATTGCGGACACTGCCAGCTCGGGCCTCTGCTGCTCTGCCGCGACGGCCCCGTCGTCGGCTACGACCACGCCGGGCCCCTGCTCACCGTACGGGAGCTGTGACATGAGCACCGACACCGCACCACCTGCCCGCCCCCGGCTCGGTGTGTTCAAGTTCGCCTCGTGCGACGGCTGCCAGCTCACCCTCCTCGACTGCGAGGACGAACTGCTCGGCATCGCCACCGAGCTGGAGATCGCCTACTTCCTGGAGGGGTCGAGCGCACCCGCCCCTGGCCCGTACGACCTGTCGCTCGTCGAGGGCTCGGTCAGCACCCCCGAGCACGTGGACCGCATCCGGCGCATCCGCGCCGACTCCCGCCATCTCGTCACCATCGGTGCCTGCGCCACCGCCGGCGGCGTCCAGGCGCTGCGCAACCACGCCGACGTCGCGGAGTACCTGGCAGCGGTCTACGCCCGCCCCGACTACATCGAAACCCTCGCTACCTCCACACCGATCTCCGCCCATGTACCCGTGGACTTCGAGCTGCGCGGCTGTCCCATCGACCGCGGTCAGCTCGTGGAGGTCATCACCGCCTTCCTCGCCGGGCGGAAGCCCGGCATCCCCGATCACGCCGTCTGCTTCGCCTGCAAGCGGCGCGGCAACGTCTGCGTCACCGTGGCCCACGGCACTCCCTGCCTCGGCCCTGTCACCCACGCCGGCTGCGGAGCGCTCTGCCCGACCTACGGCCGCGGCTGCTACGGCTGCTTCGGACCAGCCGGAACCACGAATCTCCCCGCGCTCGTCCCGCTCATGCACCGCGACGGGATGAGCGACGAGGACATCGGCAGATTCCTGCGCACCTTCAACGTGACCGCCTTCACGGCCGTTGAGGAGCAGGAGCCCGGCACGATTCAGAAGGAAGGACCTCGATGAGCCAGCCCGCGACCGGGTCGCAGGTCCTGCGCATCCCCGCACTCACTCGTGTCGAGGGCGAGACCGCGCTGCGGCTGCGGATCGACGACGGTACTGTCACCGAGGCCCGGCTCAGCATCTACGAACCGCCGAGGTTCTTCGAAGCCTTCCTCCGGGGCCGGGCCCACACCGAGCCCCCGGACCTCACCTCCCGCATCTGCGGGATCTGCCCGGTCGCCTACCAGCTGAGCGCCTGCCGCGCCGTGGAGGACGCGTGCGGCGCCGTCGTCGACGGACAACTCGCCGCCCTGCGCCGCCTGCTGTACTGCGGTGAGTGGATCGAGAGCCAGACACTCCACATCCACTTGCTGCACGCACCGGACTTCCTCGGCCACGACGACGTGATCGGCATGTCTCGATCACACCTGGCGCACGTCGAGCGCGGGCTGCGCCTCAAACAGACCGGCAACGCCATCGTCGAACTGCTCGGGGGACGCGCGATCCACCCCGTAAACGTCCGCCTCGGCGGCTTCCACCGCACCCCGACACGCACCGAACTCCGTCCCCTGGCAGAGCGGTTGCGCATCGCCCTCGACGACGCCTGGGACACCGTGCGCTGGGTCGCTCGCTTCGACTTCCCCGACGCCGAGTGCGACGCCGACCTCTTCGCCCTCGCCGAAACGGACACGTACGCCATCGAGTCCGGAGTGCCCACAGTGCTCCCGTACGAGAAGACGCTCCCGCCGCGCAGCTTTCCTTTGCGTGACTTCCCCGATCACATCACCGAGGAGCAGGTGCCCCACTCCACCGCCCTCCACGCCCGGCTGGACGGCCGAAGACATCTCACCGGCTCCCTCGCCCGCTACGCCGTCAGCGGCCACCTACTGTCCCCGCTGGCTCTGGAAGCGGCACGCGAGGCAGGACTGGGCGCCCCCCGGCCCCGCGCGGGCACGGAGGGCCCAGGGTGGGGTGGAGTCTGCAGAAACCCCTACCGCAGCATCCTCGTCCGGGCCGTGGAGGTCCTGTACGCGGTGGAGGAGGCCATGCGGATCATCGCGGAGTACGAGCGGCCTGCCCATCCGTACGTGGAGGTGCCCGCCCGGGCCGGTGTCGGTCACGGCGCCACGGAGGCGCCACGCGGCTTGCTCTACCACCGCTACGCGTTCGACGACGCAGGCCGTGTCACCGACGCCTGCATCGTCCCGCCGACCGCCCAGAACCAAGGGGCCATCGAGGAGGATCTGCGCCGGATGGTCCAGGCCGGGCTCGATCGCGGAGAGGGCTCCGAGGCCGAACTCACGCGGCTGTGCGAGCGAGCCGTCCGCAACCACGACCCGTGCATCTCGTGCTCGGCCCACTTCCTGGAGCTGGACATCGAGCGCACGTAGACCCGTGCGCAATGCGACGGGTCCAGGAGCGCGGCTCGCGCCCATGGCCGCCCCCGGTGGCCTGCACGGTCAACGGCCGGAGGACGCGGCGAACTGCTCGTTGGCGACGACGGCCGCCTCCGCCCGACGGGTTCCGGTCGCATCACGAGGACAGGCCGTGCGTCGTCCTGAGGGAACGCGGGAGCGAAGAGTCGTCGGTGCGTGCGGTGAGGCGCTCGGTCACCGACACCACCCCGTCCATCTGCCCGACCAGCTTCACCAGGACGCTGATCTGGCCCAAGGTCTCCAACTGCCCCTCCAGCGTGACCGTTCCGTCGACTACATGAACATCGACCTCGTCGGGCGCGAGGCCCAGCGTGTGCACCAGCACCTCCCCGATGACCCGGAGGCGGATCTCGCTGTCCGGGCGCAGGAACACCTGGAGAAGGTCGCGCCGGGTGACGATGCCGACCAGACGGTCCTCGTCGTCGACCACCGGCATCCGCTCGACGGAGCGCCGCAGCATGGTTCGGGCGGCTTCCGCGACCGTGTCGTCGGCATGCACCGTCACCGCCGGTGCGGACATCAACGCTCCGGCGGTGATCGCCACCCGTTTGTCGGCGTCGGGCCCGGTGTCGGCGCTGTGCCCGGGCATGAGCCGTCCGTACCTGGCGTCCGCGGCCGCGGCCTGGTGCACCAGGAGATCGCTCTCGGAGATGACCCCGACCACCCGGTCGTCCTCGTCGAGGACCGGCAGACCGGTGATGTCGTGTTCGGCAAGCCGCTTGGCCAGCTCCTTGAACGACGTCGTCGGCACGGCCGAGATGACCTCACTGGTCATCAGGCTTCCGACTTTACTGTCCTTCATCTCCTTCATCTGCGTGACTCCCGTCGAACTGGCCCAAGGGGCACGATCCGGTCGGCCCGGGCGTGAGTGGTCCCGACGGACGTGAGCCCGGCAGCCCGCGTGCGAGTACTGCCGTGGCCAGGCCTCCTCGGTCTCGCGGTTACGACATGCCCAGTCAACAGCGCCCCGCTCACGGGGGCAGGGGCCGAACAGTCCGCGCCGGGGCCCAAAGGTCCCCGAGCCCTCGGTCCCGGGACGATCTGCTCCGAACGGTGGACCGGTCGGTCCTCGCGGCCCTGTCCTCCGTTTGCGTACCGTGCGGCCATGGGGCTGCGGTCGCGGCCGACGGCCTCCCGCACACGCACGCGGACGGACGGAGGAGCCATGACATCCAACAGCGCAGTACTCCCGGTCGTGTTCGGCGTCGACGCCGTACAGCCGGCCGACGCGGCGCTGGACTGGGCCGCGGACGAAGCCGCCCGCCGTGGAGCGCCTCTCCAACTCGTCCACGCCGTGCTGCCCGCGACCCATCACGTGCGCGGTGCCGAGGAGACGGCACACCACAAGGGCCTGCGCCGGCTCGGCGACGAAGCGCTCGACAAGGCAACCGTCCGTGCCCATGAGCGTCATCCGGAGCTCGAGGTGACGGCCTTCGTCGCGGACGGCACCCCGGCCAAGGTCCTGGTACGGCGATCCGCGCACGCGCGCCTGCTCGTCCTCGGCTCACGCGGGCTGGGCCGGCTGGCCGAGGCTCTCAGCACTCTCTCGACGACCGTACCCGTGAGTGCCCACGCGGCCTGTCCGGTGGCTGTGGTGCCGGAGGCCGGGCACCTTGTCGAGGAGCCGCCGTACATGGTGGTCGGATTGGACGGCAGCCCGTCGGCCGAAGCCGCTCTGGACCACGCCCTGGAGGCCGCTGCCGCGCGCGGTGCCTCAGTGCGTGCGGTGTGGGTGTGGCAGCGGCCGCTGCTGGGCCTCTGCGACGAGGAAGCCGCACTCGAGGCGTGCCGGAGGCACCTGCACGAGGTGGTCGACCGCCGCGCCGACGTCTACCGGAACGTTCCGCTCAGCCAGAACGTCCTGCGAGGGCACCCGGTCGACGCGCTGGCCGCGGCGGCCGAGAATTCCCTCGCGGTGGTCGTCGGCCGCCGTGGCCGGGAGGGTTTCACGGGCATGCGACTCGGCTCCGTCCCGCACGGTCTGCTCCACCGGGCCTCCTGTTCCGTGATCACCGTTCCCCCGCCGTCCGGCGAGGAACCGTGAGGCCGCGCACGCCCACGGCGCCTCCAGGTGGGACCGGACGGGTGGCGCACGGCCCATGAAGGTGCTCCATTCACCCCGTGCGTGGGCCGTTCGGTCCGCGCAGGGGCCCGATGGGACCTGGCGTTCAACCGTGACGGGTGTTTGCCTGGAGTTGTCGGAAGGGGCCCTGTGGGAGACGCGGGGAAGCGGTCAGCGGCCGCGCACCGCGCAATCAGGATCCGCGAGAAGCGGGTGGGGTCCCTTCCGTCGACTGTCGTCGAGGAGGAAGACCCGCACCGGATCGCCGACGGGGAAGACACACCCCTCGGCGCCCCGGACTCCGGTACTCTCCTCGATCTTGACCGCCGCGCTGCGGCCCGACAAGGCGGAGCGGCGGCCGTCCCCGCGGTTCACGTACGCGCACCCCTGGTCCGGGCCCGTACCGTCGGGTCAGTCAGCGGAGCTTGCGCGGATACGGGTCGTTCGGCCGCCGCAGGAGTCAGCCGCACGCAGGCGTCGACCACGGAGACACCGGATCGGCCCTCGCTCACGATGCTGGTGTGCGCCCGCCCTGCCATCCACGCGACGCGCCTACCGCTGCGGGTGCCACTGCCCGGCGTTGCCGGGTCAGCAGGGCCGTCTCCGAGTCCGTTCGGCTCCGCCCTTCGATCGAGACTGCGGCGGAGAGTGGAGAGTGGTGAGGAGGCCGAGCCCGCATCACTCGGTCCACAGGATCTGAGCAGGAGTAAGGGCATGCAGCACCGCACCGTCTCCCAGGTCATGACACAGAGTGTCGTCACGGCGCACCCCGGCTCGTCCTTCAAGGAGATCACCGGACTGCTCAATGACAACAACATCGCAGCCGTCCCGGTCGTCGACGAGGAAGGCCATCCCCTCGGGGTGGTCTCAGAAGCGGACCTGCTTCGCAAGGCGGCGGGCCTGTCGTCGCCAGAGGGACGCCCTGCCCGGCTGAGACTCGTACCGCTGGACCGGACTCCGGCCGAGGCCGAAACCGAGACGGCTCAGACCATGATGACCTTTCCCGCCATCACAGCCCGGGCGGCCTGGAGCCTCGTCGAGGCGGCAAGAACGATGGACCGCAACCACGTCAAACGGCTGCCCGTCGTGGACGCTGCCGGGAGGATCGTCGGCATCGTCAGCCGCTGCGACCTGCTGCGGCCTTTCCTGCGGCCCGACGAAGCCATCAGCGACGAGATCCACCGGGACGTGCTGGACCGGACATTGGGGCTCGCTCCCGGCACTGTGCACGCGACGGTGCGGGACGGCGTGGCAACACTGACCGGCAGGGTCGCGGAGCGTGCCGACATCCCGGTGATCGAGCGCCTGTGCCGCTCCGTCGACGGCGTGGTCGCCGTGTACCAGACGCTCGGCTACGAGTACGACAACCTGGGGTTGGACGTCGAGCCGCCGCGGGGACACCGGACGCCCGGCGGGCAGCTCGGCATGTGACGCTTCGGCTCAATGGTCCCCATACCGGTCCCGCTCGGCCCTGTCCGCCTGCGGCCACGGCTGCCACGCTCAGAGCCACCGGACATACACGCCGCCTGCACACAGCGGTCATGAGGTACCCGCGGATCCTTTCGCCGTCTCCTGCAGGGCCGGCAACAGCGCGAGATTCGGATGGTGAGACGGTGTCCGAGATACAGTCGGTAACGCAGGCGGAGCACGTGCATACGAGGTGTGGCCGCACGATCAGCGTTTCCAGGTTCATGCCCGAGGGATTGCCCGCCGAAATGGGACGCGTGGTCCTCGACACGTTGCGCCAGCCGTATGACACGAGTGAGGTCTGGGCTTCGCTCACCCCCGAGGAGGCCAGGCGGATCGCCGGACTTCTGCTGTTCCAGGCCGAGGCGGTCGAGCCCTCGCAGCCGGGCCGGGCGGGACACGCGGAGGTCACTCCGATCTCCGGCGATGCCTATGCGGTCACGGTGCGAGGCCACGTACTGACGGTTGACCAGCCTGTCGTGGACGGTGGTCATGACACGGCGCCGACGCCCGTGGAACTCTTCGTGGCCGCTGTGACGTCGTGCGTCGCGCACTACGCCGGGAGATTCCTCGACCGCCACGGCATCGCGCGGAATGGTCTCCGCATCGGCGCCGACTACACGATGGCCTCAGAACGCCCGGCGCGCGTCGCTTCGTTGAGCATCTCCGTCGACGTCCCCGAGCTGCCACAGTCCCGCGCCGCGGCCATGCACGCGGTGATCTCACACTGCACCGTCAAGAACACGCTCGAGACCCCGCCCGACATCACCATCACGCTGAGCGAGCATCAGGATCCCGAGTCCTCCGCACGGGAGTCGGGGGTCGGCCTGCCCCGGTGACACTCACGCACCACCGAGATGATCGATCACTTCGGTCACATCGTCGAGGTCCTTGATCTGCGCGAGGAGCCGTGGCACATCGGCCTTCGCCACGTGGCCGCGGAGGTCGACCACGCCGTTGCGTACGGTGACCTCCACGGTGCCGGGGGCGGCCGGGAAGTGCTTGTCGAGGATCCGGGACTCGATCTCCTCGTGGATTTCGGCGTCATCACGTATCAGGGCGTTGAGCAGGGCGTTCCGATGCACCACACCGACGAGGCGCCCGTCGTGGTCCGTCACCGGCAAACGCTTGAGACGGGACAGGGACACCAGCCACGCCGCTTCGGCGACCGTTTGGCCGGGGTAGACGGTGATGGCGGGCGTGGTCATCAAAGTCTCGGCGGTCTCGCCACGTGCCTCGTCACGCAGCCGCCGATCCCTCAACCGGCCGAGTCCGCCCGGACGGTGCCCCGACGCCTCGACGGCGGCCTTGGCCAGCAGATCGGACTCCGACACCACACCCAGCACGCGGTCGTCGGTATCGACCACCGGCAGGCACCCGATGTGTTCACGGGTCAGGGCCCGGGCAATGTCCAGGAACGGCAGGTCTCCGCGCACCGATGCGGCCGGGACGTCCATGACCTCACGGACCAGCAAGGGCTCGGGTTCGGCGCCCGCCCCAGCGGCCTCGGTCGCTCGCTCGGCGGACACCGCCCCGGAGGCCGCAGGCCGGCGTGCGGCAGTCTGTTTCGCGGACACCGAAGCCACAGCGCCGAGGTACCGCAGCAGCAATTCCTGGTGCCGGGGCTCGCCGGGCCCTGGAAGCCCGCCCGGGGCCGCGCGGCGGGCTTCGGCTCCTGCCGAGAACTTCTCGCGCTCACTCATGGTCGGCTCCTCAACTCGCTCCGGCCGAGACATGCCCTGCCTCTCCCAGTCTCCCGCCGCCGGCGCCCCGCGGCGCTCGTGGGCCGCTGGGAGCACGTTGACCAGGGGGCCGAGGCGTTCGTGAGCCGCATCGCCGTACGGCGGCGAGCATGGTGACCTTCGGGCCCCGTTGTTGCCTGTTCGGCCCCTGCGATCGTGAATCCGGCGCGGTGGACTGGAGACGTAGTAACCGAGATACCGAGGAGCCTGGTCATGGCCACACTCGCACGCAAGCAGAAGTTCCCGTTTCCCGACCTGTCCGACTGGTTCGAGGCCTTCCCCGCTCGATTCACCATGCCGGCCATGGCGGACTTGCACACCATGAGGATCGAGGAGTACACCGAGGAGGGCCGGTACATCGTCTGTGCCGAACTCCCCGGCATCGACGTCAAGGATCTCGACCTGACCGTCGATGACGGCGTCCTCACCATCAAGGCCGAGCGCACCGAGCGTGAGGTGGACAAGCACCGCAGCGAGTTCCGCTATGGGTCCCTCACCCGCAGTCTCGCCCTGCCCAAGAGCGCGGACGAGAACGACGTACGTGCCGAGTACGCGGACGGCATGCTGACCGTCAGCGTGGGCCTCGGCGAACAGAAGCCGGAACCGAAGCACATCGAGATCACGCGCACCACGTGACGCGCACCCCGGACGTCCGAGCGCACTGGTCACGTTCCGCCCACGCGCCACACACCGCCGGCCGCCCCCTCATCGTAGTAGTGAGCAGGGTCGTTCAGCCCCGACGGGGGACCCTCGGCGTCTGCCGACACCCCGGCTCGCCGATGGCAGCAGACGCCGACAAGAAAGCCGCCGACGTGCCCCCGAAGGAGATCAGTGCCATGACCCGTCATCTGACCGCCGGCGTGGACGGCTCGCCCGAGAGCCGCTGGGCTGCGGCGTGGGCTGCCGACGAAGCGGTGTTGCGCAACCTGCCCTTGCGCATCGTCCACGCCGACGACTGGCCCGTGTCCGTAGCCGTCCCGGTGGACGGCTTCGAAACGCAGCACCGTTGGTCCGACGAAATGCTGACCGAAGTCACGAACAATCTGCGGGAGCGCCATCCCGGGCTGGAGATCACCACCCAGCGGCTCTCCGCGCGGCCGCCGGCGGCTCTCGCTGCCGAGGCGAGCGAGGCGGAACTGCTGGTGCTCGGCTCACGGGGGCTCAGTCGCATCACGGGGTTCCTGATCGGCTCGGTCGGCCTGGCCACGATCGGTGCCACCGAGCGGCCGGTCGTGCTCGTACGCGCAGCCGAGCAGCCGGACGACGGGCCGCCGCCCGCCCGCATCGGCCCCTACCGCGACCTGATCGTCGGTGTGGACGTCAACCAGTCCTGCGACGCGCTCCTGGCCTTCGCCTTCGACGAAGCCGCACGGCGCGACTGCACCCTGCGCGCCGTATACGGCTGGTCGCTCCCCCCCGGTGCTCAGCCCGGATCCCACGCTCGATCAGGGAGTCCGCCGCGAAGTGGCCGCGGAAGTCGGCCGCGCGCTCGCCGACCTCCTGATGCCCTGGCGGCAGAAGTTTCCCTCGGTGGACGTCGTCGAACGGGCGCTTGTGGGCGCACCCGGAGAGCAGCTGACCTACTGCACCACCGACGCCGATCTCGTGGTCGTCGGCAGGCGCATCCGCAAGTCCCCCCTGGGAGCTCACATCGGCCCCATCACCCACGCGGTGATCCACCACTCCCCCGCGCCCGTCGCCGTCGTCGCCCACGACTGACCGCCGTGCCCGGCTGGAGCGTCCTCGGCCGGCACGACACGACCTGCTGCGGACAAGGCCGCATGGGCACACACCGGGGACCTCATGGCCCAAGTGCGTGACATGCCGCCTGCGGCAGCCTGGAAGCGCGGACACGGCCCGTGCCCGCACAGAGCCACCGCCCGGGGCCAGGTCCAGGGAGGACATTGATGAACAGCACTTTTCTCCACGGACTGCCGTCGGAGGGCGTGGACCGTCTGATGGCGTGCTCGCGCGAGGTCTCGTTCCCCTCGGGCACCCGCATCTTCGACGAAGGCGACCCGGCCGACCGGTTCTGGATCATCCGCACCGGCACCGTCA includes:
- a CDS encoding universal stress protein, with translation MTSNSAVLPVVFGVDAVQPADAALDWAADEAARRGAPLQLVHAVLPATHHVRGAEETAHHKGLRRLGDEALDKATVRAHERHPELEVTAFVADGTPAKVLVRRSAHARLLVLGSRGLGRLAEALSTLSTTVPVSAHAACPVAVVPEAGHLVEEPPYMVVGLDGSPSAEAALDHALEAAAARGASVRAVWVWQRPLLGLCDEEAALEACRRHLHEVVDRRADVYRNVPLSQNVLRGHPVDALAAAAENSLAVVVGRRGREGFTGMRLGSVPHGLLHRASCSVITVPPPSGEEP
- a CDS encoding CBS domain-containing protein: MQHRTVSQVMTQSVVTAHPGSSFKEITGLLNDNNIAAVPVVDEEGHPLGVVSEADLLRKAAGLSSPEGRPARLRLVPLDRTPAEAETETAQTMMTFPAITARAAWSLVEAARTMDRNHVKRLPVVDAAGRIVGIVSRCDLLRPFLRPDEAISDEIHRDVLDRTLGLAPGTVHATVRDGVATLTGRVAERADIPVIERLCRSVDGVVAVYQTLGYEYDNLGLDVEPPRGHRTPGGQLGM
- a CDS encoding OsmC family protein; the protein is MSEIQSVTQAEHVHTRCGRTISVSRFMPEGLPAEMGRVVLDTLRQPYDTSEVWASLTPEEARRIAGLLLFQAEAVEPSQPGRAGHAEVTPISGDAYAVTVRGHVLTVDQPVVDGGHDTAPTPVELFVAAVTSCVAHYAGRFLDRHGIARNGLRIGADYTMASERPARVASLSISVDVPELPQSRAAAMHAVISHCTVKNTLETPPDITITLSEHQDPESSARESGVGLPR
- a CDS encoding CBS domain-containing protein translates to MSEREKFSAGAEARRAAPGGLPGPGEPRHQELLLRYLGAVASVSAKQTAARRPAASGAVSAERATEAAGAGAEPEPLLVREVMDVPAASVRGDLPFLDIARALTREHIGCLPVVDTDDRVLGVVSESDLLAKAAVEASGHRPGGLGRLRDRRLRDEARGETAETLMTTPAITVYPGQTVAEAAWLVSLSRLKRLPVTDHDGRLVGVVHRNALLNALIRDDAEIHEEIESRILDKHFPAAPGTVEVTVRNGVVDLRGHVAKADVPRLLAQIKDLDDVTEVIDHLGGA
- a CDS encoding Hsp20/alpha crystallin family protein, translated to MATLARKQKFPFPDLSDWFEAFPARFTMPAMADLHTMRIEEYTEEGRYIVCAELPGIDVKDLDLTVDDGVLTIKAERTEREVDKHRSEFRYGSLTRSLALPKSADENDVRAEYADGMLTVSVGLGEQKPEPKHIEITRTT
- a CDS encoding universal stress protein; translation: MAAEVGRALADLLMPWRQKFPSVDVVERALVGAPGEQLTYCTTDADLVVVGRRIRKSPLGAHIGPITHAVIHHSPAPVAVVAHD